The following proteins are co-located in the Castor canadensis chromosome 5, mCasCan1.hap1v2, whole genome shotgun sequence genome:
- the LOC109678536 gene encoding SKA complex subunit 2-like produces MEVEVDKLELMFQKADSDLDYIQYRLEYEIKNNHPDSPGKKNPITLVKELSAIKSRYQTLYACFKPVAVEQKETKSSICATLNKTMTMIQELQKQTDLELSPLTEEEKTMTEQLKSYMPDL; encoded by the coding sequence ATGGAGGTGGAGGTTGATAAGCTGGAACTGATGTTCCAGAAAGCTGACTCTGATCTGGATTACATTCAGTATAGGCTGGAATATGAAATCAAGAATAATCATCCTGATTCACCAGGCAAGAAAAATCCGATTACCCTTGTAAAGGAATTGTCAGCAATAAAGTCTCGATATCAAACTTTGTATGCATGTTTTAAACCAGTTGCTGTTGAGCAGAAAGAAACTAAGAGCAGCATTTGTGCTACTTTGAATAAGACCATGACCATGATACAAGAACTACAAAAGCAGACAGACCTGGAGTTGTCACCATTGACTGAAGAAGAGAAAACTATGACAGAACAATTAAAATCTTACATGCCAGATTTATga